One segment of Geomonas ferrireducens DNA contains the following:
- a CDS encoding helix-turn-helix transcriptional regulator: MNASLSTDNTLLRLSQIVGDPKASPPIPPIIPICKTSWWNGVKSGKYPQPIKLGPRTTCWRKSEVLALLNKNQEGGDNSVTN, encoded by the coding sequence ATGAACGCATCGCTGTCCACGGACAACACCTTGTTGAGGCTCTCCCAAATCGTTGGAGACCCGAAGGCTAGCCCGCCCATCCCTCCGATCATCCCTATTTGCAAAACATCTTGGTGGAATGGCGTGAAGAGCGGGAAGTACCCGCAGCCGATCAAACTCGGCCCGCGCACCACCTGCTGGAGGAAGTCCGAAGTTCTTGCACTTCTGAACAAGAATCAAGAAGGAGGTGATAACAGCGTAACCAATTAA
- a CDS encoding tyrosine-type recombinase/integrase, translating to MPKRIQPLSDMQIRSAKPKEKDYKLADGFGLYLLLTPTNGKLWRLDYRFDGKRKTLALGAYPAVSLSDARKRRDDAKTLLANDIDPSDANKAKKAARQEAGANSFEVVAREWHTKFSPTWSESHSYWVLRRLEQYVFPDIGARPIAELKAPDVLKVLRRIEAVALETAHRVKFMIGQIFRYAVGSGRAERDPTADLKGLLPPRSQKHHAAITDPKEVAGLLRAIDGFNGTFTVQCALRLAPLVFLRPGELRQAEWSEFDLEAAEWNIPIERMKLKKRVKEDRKGEKHLVPLSAQAVAILQALHALTGHSRYVFPSARSFTRPMSNMAINAALDRMGFKGEMTAHGFRALARTILDEVLQCRVDLVEHQLGHAVKDPNGRAYNRTAHLSERRKMMQTWADYLDGLKVGAKVLPLKRVEGV from the coding sequence ATGCCAAAACGGATTCAGCCGCTATCGGACATGCAGATTAGAAGCGCAAAGCCAAAGGAAAAGGATTACAAGCTCGCTGACGGCTTCGGCCTGTACCTCCTCCTCACCCCCACCAACGGAAAGCTGTGGCGCCTCGATTACCGCTTCGACGGAAAGCGCAAAACTCTAGCTCTCGGCGCCTACCCTGCTGTCTCCCTCTCCGACGCCCGCAAACGCCGGGATGATGCAAAAACTCTACTCGCCAACGACATTGACCCTTCGGACGCAAACAAAGCAAAGAAGGCTGCCCGCCAGGAGGCCGGAGCAAATAGCTTCGAAGTTGTCGCCCGGGAGTGGCATACCAAGTTTTCACCTACCTGGTCGGAGTCTCACTCCTATTGGGTCTTGCGTCGACTTGAGCAGTACGTCTTTCCCGATATTGGTGCAAGGCCGATCGCAGAGCTGAAGGCACCAGACGTGCTTAAGGTTCTTCGGAGGATAGAGGCGGTTGCGCTCGAAACGGCCCACCGGGTAAAGTTCATGATAGGGCAAATCTTCCGCTATGCTGTTGGAAGCGGTCGGGCGGAACGTGATCCGACAGCGGATCTCAAGGGATTACTGCCACCACGGAGCCAGAAACACCATGCGGCGATTACCGATCCTAAAGAGGTTGCCGGCCTACTCAGGGCTATCGATGGCTTCAACGGTACCTTTACAGTACAGTGCGCCCTGCGACTCGCTCCCCTTGTCTTCCTACGCCCGGGAGAGCTTCGGCAAGCTGAGTGGTCGGAGTTCGACCTGGAGGCGGCAGAGTGGAATATCCCGATCGAGCGCATGAAGCTGAAGAAGCGCGTAAAAGAAGATAGGAAGGGTGAAAAGCACCTCGTTCCCCTTTCAGCTCAGGCTGTGGCGATCCTGCAGGCCCTTCATGCGCTAACGGGACATAGCCGTTACGTCTTCCCTTCTGCACGCTCCTTTACCCGGCCGATGAGCAATATGGCGATCAATGCGGCCCTTGACCGCATGGGGTTCAAAGGCGAGATGACGGCCCACGGGTTCCGGGCCCTAGCGCGAACCATTCTCGACGAGGTCCTGCAATGCCGTGTCGACCTAGTGGAGCATCAGTTGGGGCACGCAGTCAAAGACCCGAACGGAAGGGCTTACAATAGAACCGCCCATCTCTCAGAGAGACGGAAGATGATGCAGACCTGGGCAGATTATTTGGATGGGCTGAAAGTCGGTGCCAAGGTGCTGCCACTTAAGAGGGTGGAAGGAGTGTAG
- a CDS encoding tyrosine-type recombinase/integrase, which produces MPKKALSASVIQKLPYAPQGKQEVYFDTRVAGFGVRVSANSKTYFVQTRVRGRVNSSGRPLEIKESLGKVQIQNSKVDVKGFEAALEQAQQIIKDAERGITPDDRQREAREQRQQEERARKVEEEKDITLETLFTRYIAMKTAKGKLKASTAAQYKMSMETHFADWLQRPAREITAGMVEDRHIEIGKGKTAQKYTTKKGNERRGQRGGKGAADLAMRVLRAVLSYGVAVYDDVFLKNPVGILSKTDGWYKLDRRESYIATDQLKAWFEGLDKLDSPASRTVLILGLFTGARKNEILRLKWSDLDLETGIGTFRETKNGKTLVVPIAQYAVAALKEYQAQSYSGPDGYVFPSHGQTGHLRDPRKSLEKVTQESGVNFMLHDFRRSFLTFCNAIQIPAWTQKRLVNHAKPDDVTQGYVQHEIEFLRRDVESVAKFILDHAELVVSPLSTVAAPTAKVVRLEQRRKSKAA; this is translated from the coding sequence ATGCCCAAGAAAGCCCTATCAGCATCAGTCATCCAGAAGCTGCCCTACGCCCCGCAGGGGAAGCAGGAAGTTTACTTTGACACCCGTGTTGCCGGATTCGGCGTCAGGGTGTCGGCTAACTCGAAAACCTACTTTGTCCAGACCAGGGTGAGGGGGCGTGTTAACTCCAGTGGACGGCCTTTAGAAATCAAGGAGTCGCTGGGGAAGGTGCAGATCCAAAATAGCAAGGTTGACGTTAAGGGATTCGAAGCGGCTTTAGAGCAGGCGCAGCAGATCATCAAAGATGCAGAGCGTGGCATCACGCCAGATGATCGGCAAAGAGAAGCGCGGGAGCAACGCCAACAAGAGGAACGGGCGCGGAAGGTTGAGGAGGAGAAGGACATCACCTTGGAAACGCTCTTCACACGCTACATTGCGATGAAGACGGCCAAGGGGAAGCTCAAGGCATCAACTGCCGCACAGTACAAGATGAGTATGGAGACGCACTTCGCTGATTGGCTCCAGCGTCCGGCGAGAGAGATTACGGCAGGAATGGTTGAAGACCGACACATTGAAATTGGCAAGGGGAAAACCGCGCAGAAGTACACGACCAAGAAGGGGAACGAACGGAGAGGGCAACGGGGCGGGAAGGGTGCCGCTGACCTTGCAATGCGGGTACTACGTGCGGTCCTTTCCTATGGCGTAGCCGTTTATGACGATGTATTTCTCAAGAACCCGGTGGGGATCTTGTCAAAAACAGATGGATGGTACAAGCTTGACCGCCGGGAGAGCTATATCGCCACTGACCAGCTCAAGGCGTGGTTCGAGGGGCTGGATAAACTCGACAGCCCGGCGAGCCGCACCGTCCTAATCCTTGGCCTATTCACTGGAGCGCGGAAGAATGAGATACTGCGGCTCAAGTGGTCCGACCTCGACCTTGAGACGGGCATAGGCACATTCAGGGAGACGAAGAACGGAAAGACACTGGTGGTGCCTATCGCACAGTATGCCGTGGCCGCACTCAAGGAGTATCAAGCGCAGTCATACTCCGGCCCCGATGGCTACGTGTTTCCCTCCCACGGCCAGACCGGCCACCTACGCGACCCCCGCAAGTCTCTTGAGAAGGTGACACAGGAGAGCGGCGTTAACTTCATGCTGCACGACTTCCGGCGGAGCTTCTTGACCTTCTGTAATGCGATCCAGATTCCAGCGTGGACGCAGAAGCGCCTTGTAAATCATGCGAAGCCGGATGATGTGACGCAAGGATACGTTCAACATGAGATCGAATTCCTGCGGCGTGACGTTGAATCCGTGGCAAAGTTCATCTTGGATCATGCAGAGCTGGTTGTTTCCCCTTTATCAACAGTTGCCGCGCCTACAGCAAAGGTCGTGCGTTTGGAACAACGCCGAAAGAGCAAGGCTGCATAA
- a CDS encoding helix-turn-helix domain-containing protein has protein sequence MATVEKWLTISEMAERSGFSKSFFYCNRSLANQGLKAASLPPMVGIGRSVRCKESAFDAWMAGELGSDKGAVQKAA, from the coding sequence ATGGCAACGGTAGAAAAGTGGCTGACTATTTCGGAAATGGCGGAAAGAAGCGGGTTCTCTAAGAGCTTCTTTTACTGCAACCGCTCCTTGGCTAATCAAGGGCTTAAGGCAGCATCACTACCGCCCATGGTGGGCATTGGTAGAAGTGTCCGTTGTAAGGAATCTGCATTTGACGCCTGGATGGCTGGCGAGTTGGGAAGCGACAAGGGAGCCGTCCAGAAGGCTGCATAA
- a CDS encoding transcriptional coactivator p15/PC4 family protein translates to MTAFELPLNGGEKIKVGVKKYRGVEILSIRKWFLNAYEQKWFPTTKGINLSVQRWRQILPELERLLDIEDEGPTEATVQQATHVNTESKQRAKGSKEKKQ, encoded by the coding sequence ATGACGGCATTTGAGCTGCCTTTAAACGGCGGGGAGAAAATCAAGGTTGGGGTGAAGAAATACAGGGGAGTCGAAATTCTCTCAATCCGCAAGTGGTTCCTCAACGCCTACGAGCAAAAGTGGTTTCCGACTACGAAGGGAATCAACCTTTCAGTCCAGAGGTGGCGGCAGATCCTCCCGGAACTGGAGCGGCTGCTTGATATCGAAGACGAGGGACCGACTGAAGCGACTGTACAGCAAGCCACCCATGTTAACACGGAGAGCAAACAAAGGGCCAAGGGCTCGAAGGAGAAGAAGCAATGA